The DNA region GGGGTAACTGGACTTTAACTCATTAATGTCCGCAACCATGTCGGAGTGAGAATAAACCTGTTTTGGACTTACCAGATCTGGTATCCATGCACCACTATTGCCGAAAATATATCCTTGTACCGTAGTGTTTTTTGCCATGATACCGCTTGAATAAGAATAGAACCAAAGGTCACCCACCAAATACCATCCAATCGCCATTGCACCGGATTCCTTAAGGAAGTACCAATTCTTTTGGTAGAGTAACCAGCCTGTTTTCATTGCCCCGCTCGTCTCAAGATAGTACCACTTGTTACCAGCAAATACCCAGTCGGTTTGCATTGCGCCACTCTTATTTAAGTAGTACCATTTGTTACCAACGAATACCCAATCTGTCTGCATTGCACCGCTCTTATTTAAGTAGTACCACTTATTTTGATCATAGATCCAGTCGGTTTTCATCTCACCATTTCCGTTGAGATAATACCACTTTTGATCAAACACCCACCCCTTTTTCATCGCACCTGTTTGCAGGTCAAAATAATACCATTTACCATTATCAAGCACCCATCCAGTTTGCATGACGCCTGTATCCGGATTGTAGTAAAAGGTTATTCCATCTTCCGTAACCATTCCGCTTTTTGAGATGGTTGTTTCGTCCTTAGTTGTTTCACCTGTTGTTTCACTGGTTGTTGAATTTGTCTGCGTTGGTTGATTAACAGGTGCAGATGGTGTCGGGACCGATTCAGCTGCTACTGAATCCATAACAGGATCAGTAGTCGAAGTGGATGATTCAATTTGACTGACGGGATCTTGAAGGTCGCCTGAAATCCTTGATTCTGCGCTAGCTATTCCTTGCATCGAAAAAGCTAACATATTGAATAGTATAATTGTGGAAAGGATTTTTTTCACTTCCTCCACTCCCCTCTTAAAATAGTAAACTAGGAAATAATTTTCCTATTAATCATTGGCCTTTTAAATGATAACATAGCAAAACTCTTAAAATAAGGTTTAAAATTACCCAAAAAAAAAGAGGCCTTGCTCGAATGAGCTCAGCCTTTATGCCTATTTAAATAGTGGAATATCATAATACAATGTGTAGTTATTAATAGAATCATAGATTCTTTTTATATTAAATACTTGCTTTGTTGCCCAGCCAATATCTGTGGCATATTGATGAACGCCAGGATTTGCAGGATTCCATCTCATTTTATAAAGGGTGTTCTGTTGATGGGTTGGATGGTTGATATATTTTTCTCCAATAAATTCTGCGCCACCAATAATTGCTAATTCAGGAGTGAACCAGCCCATTTTATAGGCATATTCAGCTCCTAATTTTTCAGGGTTGAGATCAACAGCACCAATACCATACATATTGAAAACCGTTCTAGGTGTTACCGACACTCCATCCACCGAATCAACGAGAATTCCTTTAGCAAGATTTGAAAGGCCATTCCCGGTTTCAAGCAAGGCATGGGAAATAAGATAAATTTCATTTACATTATATTTTAAGCTTCCCTCAATAAATGCTCCAGCTTTCCCATCAAGAATTCCTTTTCCAGCCAAAGTTTTCTCATTCAATTCTTTCGCACTTGTCCCCGCATTCTTATTAAGAATCAAGAATTGGAAGTATTCTGCACTAGTTGAGCTAATATTTGCTGGGTTAACGTAAGTTGAAACATCCTCTGGTTTCGCATTCCGCCACGTGTTATATGCAATCTCATGCCAAGCTCCTACCGTTGTTTTAATCGTGACAGCATCGCCTAGTTTTAAGATCCCAAAAATGTGCGAGGTGACATTAGTTGCTTCTCTAACATTTAAGATATTCGTGTTGACAATCCCCTTCGTTGGGGTCGCTGGATCAACGGTAATATAGTCACTATGAACATAGGCTTTACTGTTGCGATATTTATCCGTTTGCGGACTATCCTTCAGCTTTATTTGGATATCGACCATTTGCTCAAGTGTGACACTATAGTTTGTTTTAGTAATAATTGGCCCTTCGTTTAACGCGCCATTATCGAAAAACACATATGTTTTGCCGCCAATTATCTGTTGACCCGTTACCATCTTGCCTTTTGCATCTAAGTAGTACCATTTACTATCCACTAAGATCCAACCAATATGCATATCGCCTTTAGTGTTTAAATAATACCAATATCCCCCGTCTAATAACCAGCCTGTTTGCATGATCCCATTGTTATTAAGGAAATACCATTTTTGATTGGACAAAATCCAGCCTTTAACCATCGGGCCATCGGCATTTAGGTAATACCAATTATTATTATCTAACACCCAGCCTGTTAACATTTCTGCATTTGTACCAAAATAGTAACTATTAATTGTATCGTTAAACCAGCCAATTTTTGCTGCTCCATCCGATCCAAGGAAGTAACGCTTTTCACTATCTGTTAACCAACCAGTCTGCATTACGCCATCGTTACCAAAGTAAAACATCTTTCCGCCTTCAGTCAGCCAACCCGTTTGCATTGAACCATCGGCATTGAAGTAATAGGTTTTTTGGTCTTCTGTAAACCAGCCTTTATGAGCAGCACCATCTGATCCAAAATAATAGGTTTTATTTGCTTCACTCAGCCAGCCAGTTTGCATGACACCATCGGTTCCAAAATAGTAAACTTGACCGCCAATCGTTTGCAAGCCAGTTACCATTACACCATCGGCTCCGAAATAATACCTCATATTTTCGTCGGTCAACCAGCCTGTAATAACACGGCCATTTTCATTAAAGAAATAGGTCTTGTCTTCTTCTGTCAGCCAGCCTGTATGCAACGATCCATCAGCATTAATATATAAGCGTGTTGTACCATCTTGAAACCAACCAACGGTTGTTGTGACCATTGAACCTGACGGGGCAAATTCGAAAGGTTTTCCGTCAATTAATTTTTGACCAGTAACCATTGCACCGCTTGAGCTTAAATAATATTTAGCCGTGCCATCATCAAGCCAACCTGTTTTCATTGCACCGCTTTTATCAAGAAAATACCAACTATCACCAGTAAAGACCCAACCTGTTTTCATTGCACCGCTTTTATCAAGGAAATACCAACTATCACCAGTATAGACCCAACCTGTTTTCATCGCACCGCTAGTCGAAAGAAAGTACCATTTGCCAGCATCAATTACCCAGCCAGTTTTCATTGCACCACTATTCTTATCTAAGTAATACCATGAATTTTTGTCCAACAGCCAGCCAGTTTTCATTGCACCATTACTACCTAAAAAGTACCATACATTTCTATCCTTTACCCAACCAGTAACTGTTTTACCAGTAGATGTCAGGTAGTACCAATTACTGTTTTGCAGCTTCCAGGTATACGTCCCACTTGCATCGGCAGTTGAGGTAAACAACATCCCAGCCAAAGCTAACGCTATTATTCGTCTTTTTTTCAAATTCTCTTTCCTCCTAAACAATATATCTCTAGTATTTTTCTCTCTAACTCTAGGAAATTATTTAAAAATAGCTAAAACATCTAATATAGAGGATAAACAATAGATCGGGATTATGTTAAATTTACTGAGGAAATTAATATCAAACATTGCAGTAAGAACTTCTACGGTAATTATACAAAATTCCCAGTTTAACGGAAATGGAAAAATATGCCGTATTACCTAGAATAATTGGATTTGCAAGCTTGATAAATTGCCTATTTACGCTATTTTTAAACATATTTCCATTATCTCTATGTACTCTACTATTCTCTCATTTTTCGACATCTTTTCAACAAAAAAATGAAAATACTATACGATTCTACTAATATCATTTCTTTATTTAACAGAATTCACAGCTAAAACAATAACTGTGAATAAAAAGACGAACAGATAAAATCTGTTCGTCTTCCGGTATTCGGTTCTTTTTATTTGATCCAAGCTCCATTTTTACCTATTTTATAGCCACCAATTTTTGTATCAGCTGCCATTACTCCAGATGAATAGAAGTAATACCAGTTGCCACTAATTAGTTTCCAGCCATTAGCAACCATAGAACCGTTTGAATTCGTGTAGTACCACTTTCCGTTATCAAGTACCCAGCCTGTTGCCATTGCACCTGATTTGTTTAAGTAATACCAAGTGCCGCCGTCTTTAACCCAACCAGTTGCCATTGCACCTGATTTGTTTAGATAGTACCAAGATTTACCATCATGAACCCAGCCAGTTTGCATTTTGGCTTCTTGATTAAAGTAGTACCAAACGCCACCTTTATCTTGTGCCCAGCCAATTTCCAAAGAACCATATTTGTCTGCTAAATACCAGTTCCCATCTACTAGCTTCCAGCTGTTCTTTAATAAACCAGTTTTTGCATCAAAGTATGCATAATCTCCATACATTTCTTGTAAACCAGTTTGTGCTACACCATTTTCATCAAAGAAGAAAACGTTTTTGCTTTCTGGTACATAGGTAAAGTCAGTTTCCATTGCACCATCTTCAGTAAAGTGGTAACGATTTCCATCAAGCTCTAACCAGCCAGTCTGCATTGCACCGGTTACAAGATTGAAGTAATAGGTAGCGCCATAACCTTCTTCATATTCTTCTGTATACCATCCAGTATACAATGAACCATCTTCGTTATAGAGGTACCAAACGCCATTTTCTTCCACCCAACCAGTTTGAATTACTGGTTGCTCATCTGCACGATTGATGACAACTTCTTTTACTGTTTCATTTCCTGAAAGGTCAGTTGCCCTTAGTGTTACAACATTTTCACCTTCTACTAACGGAACAGTTACTTGATAATCTTTATTTAATGGAATTAATCCATCTACCGGACTCTTAAATGGTACTTCAAACTCATGGTCTTCACCAACAAAGAAATTCAAGTAGTTGTAGTTATCTTGAAGGTTCACATCCAGAGTAACTTCCTTAACATCCAAATCAACTCTTTCCGGTGCTGTTACATTGATAACCGGCGCGGTTGTGTCAATATAGATATGACGAGCAATTGCGAAAGATTTGTTTGAATGGTCAATCGCTTCAACTGTTATCGCATAAGCACCATCTTTATCATAAGTTACAGTTGTAGAGAAGGCATATTGACCTTTACTATTACGGCTAAAAGCAACTTCTTTACCATTAACCTTAATTGCCTTTACACCGATATCATCTGTTACATATCCTGCAACAGGTACTTCAAAAGTGTTGTATGCTCCGTAAGGAACAGTAGCATTATCATCCGCAAACACGATTGGTAGATCCACATCGCCGATTGCAGCCGTATCATCAGCAAAGTTCCATGCATAGTCCACTGCAACTACTTCGACAATTGCTTTTTCCGGTGCATTTTTAAGCTGGTAACTAGTCGTTGTTCCGTCAAGCTCAGCTACAAATCCACCATTTA from Neobacillus sp. FSL H8-0543 includes:
- a CDS encoding M14 family zinc carboxypeptidase; the encoded protein is MKKILSTIILFNMLAFSMQGIASAESRISGDLQDPVSQIESSTSTTDPVMDSVAAESVPTPSAPVNQPTQTNSTTSETTGETTKDETTISKSGMVTEDGITFYYNPDTGVMQTGWVLDNGKWYYFDLQTGAMKKGWVFDQKWYYLNGNGEMKTDWIYDQNKWYYLNKSGAMQTDWVFVGNKWYYLNKSGAMQTDWVFAGNKWYYLETSGAMKTGWLLYQKNWYFLKESGAMAIGWYLVGDLWFYSYSSGIMAKNTTVQGYIFGNSGAWIPDLVSPKQVYSHSDMVADINELKSSYPGFIKTEIIGQSVDGRNLYAVKIGKGEKEIFINGSHHAREHMTTNVLMEMLDEYAKTYAYNGTFNGYKVRELLNQVSIWFVPMVNPDGVMLVQEGAKTAKNPQYVLNLNGNKTDFSAWKANIRGVDLNRQYPADWNLITGDTGKPGPSNFKGYQPLSEPEVKALVTFTKAHQFKIAVAYHSSGRILYWEYKQSAADRQRDYQIALKYANLTGYSLMYQGANPIYGGYSDWFIQETKMPGFTPEISTYTYNKPVPIANFDSIWRENQSAGLLMAYEALNL
- a CDS encoding glucosaminidase domain-containing protein, yielding MKKRRIIALALAGMLFTSTADASGTYTWKLQNSNWYYLTSTGKTVTGWVKDRNVWYFLGSNGAMKTGWLLDKNSWYYLDKNSGAMKTGWVIDAGKWYFLSTSGAMKTGWVYTGDSWYFLDKSGAMKTGWVFTGDSWYFLDKSGAMKTGWLDDGTAKYYLSSSGAMVTGQKLIDGKPFEFAPSGSMVTTTVGWFQDGTTRLYINADGSLHTGWLTEEDKTYFFNENGRVITGWLTDENMRYYFGADGVMVTGLQTIGGQVYYFGTDGVMQTGWLSEANKTYYFGSDGAAHKGWFTEDQKTYYFNADGSMQTGWLTEGGKMFYFGNDGVMQTGWLTDSEKRYFLGSDGAAKIGWFNDTINSYYFGTNAEMLTGWVLDNNNWYYLNADGPMVKGWILSNQKWYFLNNNGIMQTGWLLDGGYWYYLNTKGDMHIGWILVDSKWYYLDAKGKMVTGQQIIGGKTYVFFDNGALNEGPIITKTNYSVTLEQMVDIQIKLKDSPQTDKYRNSKAYVHSDYITVDPATPTKGIVNTNILNVREATNVTSHIFGILKLGDAVTIKTTVGAWHEIAYNTWRNAKPEDVSTYVNPANISSTSAEYFQFLILNKNAGTSAKELNEKTLAGKGILDGKAGAFIEGSLKYNVNEIYLISHALLETGNGLSNLAKGILVDSVDGVSVTPRTVFNMYGIGAVDLNPEKLGAEYAYKMGWFTPELAIIGGAEFIGEKYINHPTHQQNTLYKMRWNPANPGVHQYATDIGWATKQVFNIKRIYDSINNYTLYYDIPLFK